Proteins found in one Triticum urartu cultivar G1812 chromosome 4, Tu2.1, whole genome shotgun sequence genomic segment:
- the LOC125550944 gene encoding 60S acidic ribosomal protein P0-like, with translation MAIKKPSKTDKKHAYDQKLCQLLDEYSRVLVASADNVGSSQLAEIRRGIRGESVMLMGKNTLIRRCIAAHAERSGNADIKALIPLLQGNVGLIFTKGDLKEVREEVAKYKVGAPARVGLIAPIDVVVPPGNTGLDPSQTSFFQVLNIPTKINKGSVEIVAHVDLIKKGDKVGSSEAALLAKLGIRPFSYGLVITNVYDDGSVFSPEVLDLTEEDLMEKFACGVSMVASLSLAVSYPTLAAAPHMFLNGYKNVLALAVETEYSFPHADQIKEYLKDPSKFAVAAAPSGGGAAEAGAATAEEKKEEESDSGSDAEEGFMNLFDD, from the exons ATGGCGATCAAGAAGCCGTCCAAGACGGACAAGAAGCACGCGTACGACCAGAAGCTGTGCCAGCTCCTCGACGAGTACTCGAGGGTGCTCGTCGCGTCGGCGGACAACGTCGGCTCCAGCCAGCTCGCGGAGATCCGCAGGGGCATCCGCGGCGAGTCGGTCATGCTCATGGGGAAGAACACCCTCATCCGCCGCTGCATCGCGGCGCACGCCGAGAGGTCGGGCAACGCCGACATCAAGGCCCTCATACCCCTCCTCCAA GGGAACGTCGGCCTCATCTTCACCAAGGGTGACCTCAAGGAGGTGCGCGAGGAGGTGGCCAAGTACAAG GTTGGGGCCCCTGCTCGTGTTGGCCTGATTGCTCCTATTGATGTGGTGGTTCCCCCTGGAAACACTGGTCTGGACCCCTCCCAAACTTCTTTCTTCCAG GTGCTTAACATCCCCACCAAGATCAACAAGGGAAGCGTTGAGATCGTCGCCCATGTGGACCTCATCAAGAAGGGTGACAAGGTGGGCTCATCCGAGGCTGCCCTGCTTGCCAAGCTCGGCATCCGCCCATTCTCCTATGGTCTTGTGATCACCAATGTCTACGACGATGGGTCGGTGTTCAGCCCCGAGGTTCTTGACCTCACCGAGGAAGACTTGATGGAGAAGTTTGCGTGTGGTGTCTCCATGGTTGCCTCGCTGTCCCTGGCGGTCTCGTACCCAACTTTGGCTGCTGCACCGCACATGTTCCTCAATGGGTACAAGAACGTGCTTGCTCTCGCTGTGGAGACAGAATACTCGTTCCCCCATGCTGATCAGATCAAGGAGTACCTGAAG GACCCTAGCAAGTTTGCTGTTGCTGCCGCGCCGTCTGGTGGTGGTGCTGCCGAGGCTGGAGCTGCTACtgcggaggagaagaaagaaGAGGAATCCGATAGTGGATCTGACGCTGAGGAGGGATTCATGAACCTGTTCGACGACTGA